CAGGCGCCGAGCGCCGTGCGCGGCCCAGCGCGCGGGCGCCATCTTGGGCCGGGGAAGCGCGCCGCGAAGCCTGTCCGGGCGCCATCTTGGTCGAGGGAAGAGATGTGGCACGGCCGGCGGCGGGGTGGGGCAGTCCGGTGGACTCCTGGCGCGCCTGCGCAGTGAGAGGGAGTGAGGGCGGCGCGGCGGGCGCCATGTTCCTCGGGCAGGGGCGGGGCTTGGGAGGCCTCCTTGGTACCCAAgattgggaaggagggaggaaaggatggGCCAATTAAAACCCTTTGGGAACGGGCGGTGGAGATGCAAAATAAAGTTGCGTTGGATGAGGGTAGCTCTCCAAAACGATTGGGGTAGGTCAGCTCCATCAGGATGGATAGGgctggaccacaactcccattcTCCACTCCTGTTGCTTagctgatgggagttggagtccatgtAACTTTCCACTATTTCATGTGAATGCTTCTCTCCTCTCCAGATTGGAAGAACGCTCCTTGTCCTTGGGgctacaaagccagctgggtacaAGAAACAAGCCCAGTTTTGGCTTCTTCTCCTCTAAGACATCCCACCTCCTGACTGCCTACAAGAAGAGCTGGTATTGTAGGCGGCCAAGGTACTCTTTACATGCCTAGAGGCACTGTTCTCCACATAACTGCATCCCAGCTACGCAGTTCCATCCTACCGCTGTTGATCACATCCGTCTCCATTTCTCATGAACCAGAAAGGAGGACCTTGTGGCCTTCCAGATCTGTGTTCCTTGTACGCCTAGCACATTTCTGTGACAGGCTCCCTCCTAATTCTAACCCAGAGATCCATCTTGCCTTCTTCTAGTCGCTCATGTTCTGCGTTCTGGTTGTtagtttcttgcttttaaagttgtaagccacccaaagttggGCAggtcctgaatgaatgaatgaatgaatgaatgaatgaatgaatgaatgaatgaacgatgTTTTGGCCTCCAAATCCCACCAACCCCAATCAGCCAGAGATGGTAGAAGTCCAAAAGCCTTGGAAAACCCATTACTATACTTGCTATGGAGATTTATACCTATAAGAGTACCTGTAAGACATTAGATaacaaagaactttttttttgagGCCATGAAAGACTTCCCTAATCAGCTTAGACATCCCTAATCAGGTTAGCTTTGTTCAGCCTTTTCTTAATGAGCTGGCCATTGCAGCCTTCTTAAATCTTTCAGTGGCAAGAAGAATGTTATATAATGGGCAGATGCAAACTGTAAAAGTTTACACTTAGGGAGAGATGTGTTAGGGAATACTGTGAACCTCTACCTCATTGCATTCAAAAGGGAATATGCAAGCAAAGGGTGGAGTTACTGACTGATCCTAGGTACCACTTTTTAAGAGGGAAACACAGGTAGACCTCTCTTAGccactgcctcatttagtgactgttcgcagttacggcAGTGACGAAAAAgtgactttgcaaccaatccttgcatttatgaccttcgcaggtctataaaataaaataaagctgaagtaagatggtAAGCACAgtggtggtttcacttagcaaccactttgcttagcaaccaagttgccagtcccaattgtggtcgttaaacaaggactccctgtagATCTAAAGTAACGGGCAGaatcaatgcttttttttaacaGCTGGAGACCCATGCTATTTTTCATTTGCCTCTTTCTCATGGGTTATATTAATTCTCTGCACGTGGTTTACGGTTTTCTATAGAAATGAGGGATGATGACAAAGTTGCATgccataaaataaattatgaacaGCCAAACTGGGATAAATACAAATTATctacattttatttgattttaaataaCATTCTTCAGTATAAATTCCAGATAAATTCAGATCATACATTcacccctcacacacacacacgctcactCACAGGgacatttttcccccaaataaatgcatttcataaGCTTAACATAGGCTTAGGATAAAAGGCCCTAAAACATAGTTGGCATGTCATGTTAGAACGCATATAACTTGTATTCAAATTGTAAGTCCAGATCTTAATTCAAAGAGTCAGAGGCACAAATGTTGGAGATTATGACACATTTAGAGTGCTGCATTTAACAGATATGTATTTCAGGCTTCAATCTTCTTTTAATTGGATTATGTCTGTTGGATGTATGCTATACCTCACATATGCTTAAGAGTCCAAAGGGCTTGTCAAATCATGCTAAAACCATCATACTTGCTTCATAAATTTAAACATATTATTTTGCCTGGTGCAACAGGGTTCCTATTTCATTATACAATTCATGCCATCTCTCTACAGTTAAACTTCATGCAATTATTTCTAGCTATGGTTCTTCATTAgatttaagttttttaaaaaaaaaaaatcacacgcgcacacgcacacacacatacacaaagccTCTCTATTTATGTTTGGACGCAAGTGTTTCCCAGGTGGCTGTGGAGCGGCATTGCCAGTTCGTGCCTTAACTGGCCCGCTTCTCAGAATCATAAAAATTACCTTTTGAACAATATTTTTTGTAAAGGCCAGCTGCTCAACACTGTAGCGTGAAGGTCACCATTGTTCAACCCAGAAGGTCAGGGATTGAAATCGCTCACAATTCTCATTGATGTGGTTTAAATCATAGCTTACCTATCTGTTTCTACTTCATGTGCATTTCCTTGAACACATATCTACTGGCACCCCTCGGGGACACATCTCCGCTCCAAATCCAAGTGATTTAATTTTCCACGGGCTCTTTTAAGGAACTGTGACAGTTTTTACACCGCAGAGGCATCACCTACTCTTTGACTCTTTGATCCCGTGGGGATAAACCCATACATGACTCCTCTGCGTGAGACTCATTCAAGATTACTTAGGGTGTTAAACTTAAAAAGCTTTACACACCATTCCAAGACTTTCAAAAAGGGCACACTCTCAAGCTTGTCGGCTGCTTTAGGAGCCTGTCGAAGTCTTTTGAAGAAAGGAGtttttcatcctgcctttcttGGGGCTAAATAAAACATCGTACCCAATAAACATATGTTCTCTCAACTGCAGCTGAGGATAGCAGGACAGCTTGGGGACTTCATTCAATGATGGAGACCCTTCTTCTTCCAAATCCTCCTAAATGACAGCGTTCAGCATCTACCTCCTGCACAAAGCTGCCTCACCCTTCTTTTGCAAAAAATAAGGACTTTTGATACAGTTGTTACCACCCAGCCCCATGCACCTAAATTTGGAAGGGATGTCACCCACATACTATCTCATGAGTCATCACAGCATTGGGGTGGTCAAAAGGAGCAGGTATGACTGGGCAAAGCTGCTCAGGACAAAAAATGAGGCAATTTTAACCATGGAAAGCAAATATGCTGTGCCTGTGGAGTAATGCGCAACATTTGACCGACGATAGCCACTGACTTTAAAACCAAAAAGTGCTCTAAACAGGAATCCAGGTTCAGTTCAGCAGACGCTGAAATTGCAGGCCAAAAATACTCTTGGTATGAATTGTCCCACTTGGGGACTGTCATCCTTTCCAGGATAACGTATCTTAGCCACTCTGCAAGCCTCCAAGTGCTGAGAAGAGATTCCTTCCTCTGatctactatttaaaaaaatcaaagcccaagagtatggttttatttttgttcagttcTGTTTTGCTTCTTGCTCAGTCAACTAAAATCCAGCCAACCTGCAAATGCTCCAAGTATCAAATTCCACTCAGCCTACAGTGCAGTCCCTTTCTATACCAACTGTGTCTCTGACAGTTGCTTTTCCTTTGTCAGATAAGTGTTACATTGTGCTGCGAGTGATTTCACACCATTTCCCTCTCCAAGCCATCAGCGACCCACGGTTCTGCAATTCCTCTGCCCCTGAAGGCTAATGAAAAGTTAACAAGATGTGCACGTGGAACAAACACGACTCTGATGTGCAAATTCACTCAGGACTCCTGGCTTCAGGAGGAAGCAGAACAAGGCAACAGCTATTAAAAAACCTTTCAGTAAAGGACATAAAACACCGGTGGGTGTTTTAGTTGGTGTGAGTTCCTGGGACATTGTCCTTTCCAACCCTGCAAGGTATCAGCTTTCCAACTCCTGCTCAAAATGATGTTGAACGCAGTCGTTTGGAGAGATGCACCGACCTTTTGGAGAAGAATGTTCATAGCCTTTTGATCCTGGCTCGCCAGCTGATAGAAATACTGTGAGGAACCAGTCCGAACAGagccacatctggagagcactacAGTCTTGACAGCTGTTCAGCAGGAAGTCCTTAATACCCCCATTCTAACAGCAACCTCTGTATACTTCTTCTAGACCATGTTCTACAGACGTTCTAACCATCATCATAAGGACATCCTGGTCTAGAACTTCAGGCCAGGAAGGTGTAATGCGTATGTCCTGCCTACGTGGAACAAGGAATATTTGAAAGAGGAGGAtgccctcattttttttaaagcaaggaacTGCTAGAAATCCAAGCCAGCTCTAGGTTACCACCCAGAAAACGGCAGATGACAAGTGCAGTGATCAATATCAGTATCTGAAATGATAGCGGAAAGCGGGATGCCCCCCTCCTGGcttatcatttattattattattattgttgttgttgttgttgttgttgttgttattgttattattcctaTTTCAAGGTGTTTTGTTTGATTAGTGGGTTTTTATGCAACCAAGACGTTCCTACTCCCAAATAAGAGATAGAGTTGGCAAGAGGGCGGGGTTCCAAATTTAATCCAGATTCTATAATTAGTCCTGGAGAAATCTATATTCCCCTCCCATTTCCGAGACCATCTTTGTGTTCCGGGGAATAGTCCTATGAACCAAATCTGTCCCAGTATCCCATATACttgccaaaaataaaaatcacaaaatctTGGGAAGGATTTGTTAGGGGGCAAGAAAACCTGTAAATACTTGAAATAACAAGCAGGAAAAACTTAAGATGCGAACGGTGTGTATTGTTAGAAGAGGGGAAATTAgcaacacactttttttttcttttttttttgctggagacCCAGCTCCAGATATCGCCCTCTGAATTTACAGCACTTTAATACAATAgttgcttccccccacccacccacccatttttTAGTTTGAGTTTGGCTTGGTTTGGCCTTGTTTTTACAGTGCCATGAACCCCTGTACAGATAAAAATCTCAGCAGTTAAAATTCGACACCTGATACTTTGTACAAAGAGCTCCAAACACAGTGCTAATGAATCTCTGTTTACattctgtatatatacatacCATTTCTGCACTGGATAGGAGGCTCCTGAAAGATACCTTAAAACATCTCTTGCGTTCCCTATAGGGGAATGAATCTAGGTTCAAGAAAGGTAGgaaaataaaaagccatttctAAGTTTTAAATATCGTCACCAGCTTGGGAGGAAGCGTTCACCAAAAGGAGGAAAGCTTTCTCAAAAATAAAGAGAGGAACAAGAAGGAGTTACGAAAAACTTTGGTAGCCGTCAGTCTGTATCTCCAGCCAATCCACAAATCGTTTTAAAAAGCAGAACTCAGAACAAGAAACACGGTTTATCCTTCTTTTCCAAAACCAGAGATCCATTTTTACCACTCTGTCCTACATCGCCGATCGCTTCTCCAACGTGAGCTTAAAAATTCAGTTCCAGTGTCAGCCTAGGTTTTCTGAGTAGCAATGAGATGATTTCTTAGTTACTTCTCCATTGTtccatacaaaaatatatattcaaagcggctgctttttttaaaaaaatacaagtggATATCCACTGTGGCATCAGAAATGGTGAGCTGAATCCAACCCACAATTTTACTTGACTCGCCTCTGTTACTGTCATTGCCTGATGCTCATCTTCCTGGACAATTGACACGAAGCTAGGCGAACGCAGGAAAAGTATCTAGTACCTTATTCCTGAAACACAGGAATCGTCCAGTATTCCCCCAAAGGGCCCTGCACTGATTTGTTCAAGTCAGAAAGCTTGCAGTCAGTTCCTCCCTGGATTGGTCACGCTTTGTAGTTGTGCATGGGAGTTGCCAGTGTCAACTGGCCGTTGGGCGCCACCTCATTTCCATCATCTTCTAACAAGCCAGAGATGTCTGCGTTGGGGATGCTGTCGTGGTAGCTGCTGAAACTAATGTTGTCCTCCTTAAGTTCAATGGTCCAAAAGGGAGCATTCAGCTTCCGGTTTTGATACTCACGGTACATATAGACTGCCCCTACAAAGCCCATCAGCAGGACAATCAGGATAATGATCACTGTGAGAATGATGATGTTGAACTGGGCCCATGAGACATCAGCGAAAGGCGACGTGCTGTTGTCAGAGGGCGTGCCTGGGAAAGCCGTCTCTACTGTTGTCTGTGCCAACGTGCTGTTGAAGGCCACCGTGGGTGAAGTGGTGGACACATTAATGTTTGGAGCTGAAGGGATGAGCCTTGGGGTTGGCGTAtactctatattttaaaaaacatagcagAGTTAAATGTTATTAGACTATGCAGGTAACTCAACACTAAATTCAGCTCTTCAGTGTAAGGGTATCAATTCGCGTTCAGTGACCAGGTTCACAAATCACATTAAAGTATTGCTTGGTCTAAGCCATTGTTGTTTGGAATCAAACCACTGTAGCTTATTCAACCCATCGAACCAAGTGGTGAGTTAAGCACACGACTAGAACGTGTGAGTCCAACTGGAGAAAATACATACCTTCCTTGGTGCAGTTCCCTCCTTCCACAAGTGTGACGTATCCTTCTCGACATTCCCCACAATGAAACCCTGCTGTGTGATACAGACAGCCGATGCATTCCCCTGTATCTGCCCTGCAGACTCTTGGTGAACGGGCTGGGTCAACATTCCCGTTGCATTGGCATTTGATGCAGACGCTATCAGAGCTAAAGTAGCCATCGTCACATTGGTTACAGAGAGGGCCAATATAGCCAGGTCGGCACTTGTCACAGGTTGGTGTCTGCTGACCGGGCTCTGATTGGGGAAGACGATATTAGTTAGTTCAATCGCCAACATTTGCTACATGAATGCTGCATGTCTCCAGCACCTCCTGCTGAATTCCATGGTCAACCAAGCAGAATATCTAAGTTCTAGTGTTACCAGTTGGGAAGGTGcagtgagaaggagaaggaggaatgtggaatgggggagaaggagaaggagaagtcaaCTGAAAAGTCCAAGGCCATATCTGTATATGTACTTGATGCTTTGATGTGCATGCATGTACCTCCAGTTAAATGCAGATCTTGAGATAACAGACAAGAGATTGGTCCTCAGGAGGCATCTGGGCAGAAACTAGCTGGTTCTGCAGGGTCTCAGCAGCCCAGTTGGGGGTGATCATTCCCCACACAGCTGAGCTGGCTGGCCAGAAGAGGGAGACATTTCTCCATCAAGGGTGAACCCTGCTATCGGTCAGCGCAACCAAAGCAAGTGGCCAGCAGAGGGAGTCGCAGACCCAACGAGCCGCTTCAACTACTCTGTTGAGCAAGGACTAACTTGCCTACAGAACTTTACCTGCCACTTCCCCATCCTGGGTTGATCAATAACCAGAGAGTAGCTGCGTCTTCCTAGTTTCTATAAGCTCAGACTAGATCAGACCCAAAGCCCGTCACCGCCAGCACAACTCTCACCAGATGCCAACTGGATAGGAGAGTGATAGCACCCCACTGCTCTTCAGCCTTTCAAGAAAACCGCCTTACTTATTTGACAGCTCCCGCTGGAAGATGCAGTGGAGCATGGGCAGCGGAGGCACTCCTGCAGCTGGGAGTTGTTTCGATAAAATTGCCCTTTGCATTTCTCACAGTAAGTGCCTTCTGTGTTGCCTTGACAGTTGAGGCAAGTGCCTgtatgcaaaaacaaacaaacaaacaaacaaggcagAAACGGTGAAGCAGAACGGAGAAGAAGCAACGCTTCGTGTGGACAAGTTTGAGATCAAACTGCGCATCTCTGAACTTGGGTTTGGGTTAGTGAGTCGAAGATGCACAAAGCAGCATGCTTCCTCAAGTTAAGCTCCTGGTCAGGTGACCTGGGCAATCTAAGCTGCCTTAGGTTCTGTCAGAGGATGGTGAGATAGACGTCCAGTGACCAAAGGAAGGATGGTCCTGCTTCCCACCAGGCCCCTCTCCTCCTCTATGATCTGGGCCAGCACACTCAGATTTTGCCCTGTAGTCGTTGCTCCTGGGTAGCCCTTCCCCACATGGACACCCCTCCATGGCATCCCCATTTTACCTGTCAAAGGATCACACTGCAGAGAATGATTATTGCACTGACAGGGCTGGCAGGTGGTCCCGTTGAACTTGTAGGACCCTTCCCGGCACTGGGCACATTTAATCCCCGTGGCTCCGGCTTTGCACTCACATCTTCCAAGGCTGTTTGGAAACACAGAATGACGGCTCACGCAGGAGGCATTGCGGAGGCTCCTTCCAAAGCAACATTATTTCGATAAATTGaatttgggttagggttaggattagacTTGTGGCCTCAAAGATAAAGAATTCAGACTGGTGTTTATATCCCACTATTTCTCTGGGGTTAAGggcttccttaaaaaaaagagggagagaaatgcTCTAAAGAAGCCCCAACATTAATTGTTTAGCAGAGTACAGCTTGTAGACTAAACTATAGTTTATTCCACAAGCTGAAGGGAAGGGAGGGCAAGCTTTGGCTTAACGTGATACGGGCATCCTGCTAGAAATCAGACTTCCAAAATCTTCCATCCGTAGGAGGCCCCCTCTGGCTTTCTGTGCTTCCAAATTCTTAACTTCTCAGTTGACACAGAGCAGGGAAGGAAGTTATTAAGCATTTTAAAGGGAATTTGGGTGCCTGAAAGTTCGAATTTAATGCCGGTCTGGCAGGATGTTCAATTCAATACAGATGGCTTGAAGCCATGGGCCAGGCCCGCGCGAGAATGAGATCTTTCATCAGAGAGAGAAATCCTCACTTTGCCTCTGCTCAATGCCTCTATAGAATGAAGCGTATTACAAAATCCTCTTTCACAGCTCCCATATCTCAAAAGCTTCTCAATTAatgcttctcccccccccccaccaccaccgccGCAGCAAAAGCTCAACAATTTAAACAAGCTCAGATCATATACACATAGGGCTGTCCAAAAATGATTATATCCctttaggaagggagggagggtatAAGgccacagagaaggaaaggagaattgGGGAACAGGACAGATatgagaaaagggagggagggagggagggctgacAATTTTGTCCCTTGATGACTAAGCTATTTCAATTTGAGACCCCAAAGCCCTCCGAACGTTCTTCTTTCTGTGGTACGTGCCCCTTTTCTGCAAGATTACAGGCTCCCTTTCTCTTTCGGGAGACTTCAAGCCTTCTCCTCCGGCCTCTGGTCTAAAAAACTGCAGAGATATCCAGAGAGCTGCTGCTGCCAGGTGAGGGCATCCCTGCTGGCCACACGACCTGTACAGGTGATGAGATCTAGGACAAGTTCCCACGTTGGGTGTGATGCAGCCTACGGGGTTCAAGTTCTAGGCAGGTAGGAGAACAGGCATCGAGATGCTCTAAATCCAAAGCATGAATGAACTGCAAGAGAAGGTCAGAGGTACCATCCTGCCAGAATAAGAGGAAATGGCATGCCTTACTTGCAGACACATTTTTGGTCGAAGCAGGAGAGATGGCATGCGGGTACATGGACAGCTAAGGGCCCATCACCCCTTCCCTTCCAGGTCTTGGGGACAGTTCTGATGGTGGCTTCTACTCTTCCATTGGACAGATCTCACCTCACACTTCTTTGGAGTCATCAGACAAACAGGTCATAGAGACAGGAGCCTGAGAGACGGTCACTGGCGCCTTTTTGACATGGCCCCTAGCAAACGCCTCACAATGGTAACCTAAGCCACAGGCGTCACTCCGAAGCGAGCCAGCAACTAGGGGAGAAGCCAAAATCAAGTCCAACCAGCAAAACAGGAGGGTGGAAAGAGAGCCACCCAGAGCACAAGGCCAAAGACCAGCTGAGGACTGGAACAATTCTGGAGAGCAGGAGCCCTTTGTGTTGAAGTCCAGCCGAACTGGGACACAAAATATTCTTCACAAAGGGAATAATGGTGCTTCCCAGCGGCTGCCGATACTCTGTTTTCTGAAcgaaagcagaaaacaacaaggcagcaAAGACTTGAATGGCAACTGGGACACGCATTTATTGATGGCACCATTTATTATCACCCCAATGAAATTCTCTCCTTTCACAGCCCAAGCCCATTGTCCAACCCTCCCCCTGTGTCCCTCCCTATTACAAAATGCTGGAAGCAAAGCACCACCTAGATTATTCTGTATTCATTGACCTGGCATTGGCCTGCCTTGGATATTCTGAAAAACCAAGTCAGCAGTAACACTCGTTCTCGATCTGATGCGGGCTCTATTTTTTTTCACCTTGGTAGAAAGAAACTGTGTGTAAAAATGGAGGGACTGACTCTGTCAACGAAACAGCTCTGCTCACACAACACAATGAACCACAAATGAGCCTCAGCCTGTCACATTTCAGCCAAGTGCAGAGTGAAAACCAGCCTATGGGATTAGCTTATGGCTCACTGTGGTGTACAGACCCAAAGAATTGGGTTAATTGAGTAAACCGTGGTCAATTAATCATGGAACGGTGGCTCAGAGACCGGCAGAACATAAAAGTAAATTCATTTTCTCTCATTcccttaatttttcatttttagggGGTTTTGCTCCTGTTTTGCCTTTGGGCCATGAGAAGTGTGATGCCCTCCTTCTGTGCGATGCACATTTTCACCCCACCTTAGTCCTTGCATGTGTTGGACAAAGACAGCAATGTCCTATACTGAAgcagcacatttttttaaaaaaaaaatccattcaatagGATTTAATGCCTGAAacagtcccttttttttttttaactttccttcCATCAGCCTTACAAAAGGGTTCAACGAGACCGCAGAGAAACAACCATACAAGATGGTTCCATGGGGAGCCATCACCATCCATATCCGCCAACCTTTCAACCGAGCTCGAGTGAAGACATCATAACCTATATGTTGATTTTCAGCTCAATTAATCTAGACATTAGGAGATGGGGAAATCAAGAGGCAGAAATGCCCGTTAGCAAAATGTTTCAATTTCATATTGTTTCTCCCAGGCCCATCTTGAAACTCTGAATTTAATAACGGCTTCTGTGTTCTGAGGAAGTCGCCACTGCACAgcgccaccccccaccccccaccccattccagCATCTTGGTAACCACCGTCTCCATTACGCAATGCCAGCAAAGCCCCCTCTGTGGTGGGAAGTGGAGGAGGAAAATGAGAGCTTTCTTCCCCCCAAACACTGGCGCATTGTGCATGCCACATTCCTCACTCCATGCTTGCAAATGGGATCTGTCTGCATGAAATCTCCAGCAGGGGCCAAAACCTTCAAGAACTCCAAAGAGGCACTGGGCGAAATGTCAAAGTGCCAAGCACATCTGGCCCCCATCGCAACGCCTTCACAAGACCATCCCTTCCATTCTGGATGCATCGCAGGCCCCATCAGGCTTCCTGGACCAACAGCCTGGCCATCCAGAAATGCCTATGCAGCTTGCAGGGTTTGAGTGGAGTTTTGCAAACGGAGAACAAAAATCCATCGACCACTGTATTATTGCATACTGGCCAAGACTGGggaagcagggaggggggagTGTCACCAAAAGGACACCCCTAAAAACAAAATGGGCAAGTGGTCTCCATTCATGCCTGATGGGGTTGCATTTGTCCAATTCTCAgccacaaaactgggcaacctgtgGGTCGGTGCTGCATTTGGGGCCCTGCCAAATGCTTGGATGGCAAGAGCAAGCAAGCTGACAGGTCACATTTCccagaactacaattcccaacagCCCTGGCGAGCGAAGGACAAGGAACACAGCAAGCATTTAAAGGCACGCTCCTTACTTGTCGCAGGACGAAGAGACCGAGTCCTCGGGGTCACAGTCACAAGGCAGGCAACGTCTGTGGGGTAGACTGAGGTAATAGCCGTCTCCGCATCTGTCACAGGAGGGGCCCGTGTAACCTGGGTGGCACTGACAGTGACCCGTTGCGTTGCACTCACTCAGGCTTGTGCTTCCAACAGAGCTGCAATTACAGAAGACGTCTGCAAGAGAagttaaaagcaaaagaaaaggaaacctgGAATTAATTACGGGCGGATAGTAAAAAGGGGGATCgtatttccttccccctcccttccatcAAGTAATTGCAGGCAACACACGCTGCCTCAGACATAAATTTGGACAGCGTCGAAAGGCTCAGATCAGAACGCGAATTTGAAGAACGGCGGTTCGATCAAATCTCCAACTTGGAGGTCTGCACCAAATTAGCGAGTTGACTTGAAGCGTCCAACTCCGAACCACCCAACCGGtttggatgagggaaatgtttctggGCCTGCAGAAGTATTTCCCTAATATCGGGGAAAGCTGGGGGGaaaataaaaggggggaaaattaAACGGCCCTTCCTAAAAATACCCCACAATTCTACAAGAAGGGAACATACTCAGAGGCAACGTAGTGCCGAATTCCTTCCTTACTGTCCAGAATGGGCCTGCCCAGTATATCCAGGAGCGCCAGCAAAACTCAGCCTGGGGGGCCCGGCCCGTGCAGAAGAAGGATAGATTCAAAAATTCATCCCCTGGCATGCCTGCTCAAAAAGCGCCCTGCCATCAGCTCCAAACCCCATTGTTTTGCCTAGGGACAAAGATGCGCGTGATCAGCAAAAACTCAAAACGAAGCACTGGACGTCCATCAAGAAAAGAGACCCAGCTGGGGAAGCCCAGGTACAACTCTGAGAAGCAAATGCTTTGCCTATCCCCGGAACCCTGAAACCAAGATTTTTCAAGAAGGGACTCTCTTgttccacccagttgtcttggaATGTTCTTACGTATAAGGACACCCTTATTGTAAGCAGAGCACCACCTGTCTGATGAGACTATGCTTTTTTCTCTGCTGCCTACCCTCCCTGGGAGGGGCACATGACTAAGTTAACAGGATGGCACCAGCAAGGGAACTCCCTGCATCCTAAGAGACTCATCCAAGGGCTTCTCTTCCAAGGGAACAGGATCTGCTCTTCTGCCCCAGGGTTTCCAGTGTCCATCGCCATCATCTCTGCACTGAAAAAGCCATCCTGTTGGTCATAACCAACCAGTTCCACCATTGCAGTGATTCTGAAATGCTTTGGCTATTAAACCAAGCTTTCAAAACAAGGAAGGTCTGATGCTAGCTTACTCAAACCAACTGGCGCTCTAGAAGGATTATATTTCTTGTCTGGAGAAAGGAGATGAAAT
Above is a window of Candoia aspera isolate rCanAsp1 chromosome 16, rCanAsp1.hap2, whole genome shotgun sequence DNA encoding:
- the MEGF9 gene encoding multiple epidermal growth factor-like domains protein 9, giving the protein MAGWTGGGRAMMPGEPSRRRLPLPPLLLLLWLGSAGALQPRNATAGSEQGARASPAPTAAPAWPRRGEGSGENDLAAWAPNATRPPPDEPRAAPALPGARGTGSGPGPAVTLTLTRPPPAPSSPPPSPATAATASPAPQEATPGASYGPPTAGPPSPAEEEEEDAPVHSGADVFCNCSSVGSTSLSECNATGHCQCHPGYTGPSCDRCGDGYYLSLPHRRCLPCDCDPEDSVSSSCDNLGRCECKAGATGIKCAQCREGSYKFNGTTCQPCQCNNHSLQCDPLTGTCLNCQGNTEGTYCEKCKGQFYRNNSQLQECLRCPCSTASSSGSCQIKPGQQTPTCDKCRPGYIGPLCNQCDDGYFSSDSVCIKCQCNGNVDPARSPRVCRADTGECIGCLYHTAGFHCGECREGYVTLVEGGNCTKEEYTPTPRLIPSAPNINVSTTSPTVAFNSTLAQTTVETAFPGTPSDNSTSPFADVSWAQFNIIILTVIIILIVLLMGFVGAVYMYREYQNRKLNAPFWTIELKEDNISFSSYHDSIPNADISGLLEDDGNEVAPNGQLTLATPMHNYKA